In Dryobates pubescens isolate bDryPub1 chromosome 32, bDryPub1.pri, whole genome shotgun sequence, the following are encoded in one genomic region:
- the CRYGS gene encoding gamma-crystallin S: MRPLSSLPPLPAFQVTFYEDKNFLGRCYECDSDCPDFHSYLSRCNSIRVDGGTWVAYERPNFSGNMYVLTRGDYPDYHHWMGLNDRLGSCKAIQIPSGGRGHIQVFEKGDFGGQMFEATEDCPSVMEEWHMREVHACRVLEGVWVFYEHPNYRGRQYLLPKGEYRKPVEWGAASPAVQSFRSIAE; the protein is encoded by the exons ATGAGacccctctcttctctccctcctctgcctgccttccaGGTCACCTTCTATGAAGACAAGAACTTCCTGGGCCGTTGCTATGAGTGCGACAGCGACTGCCCTGACTTCCACAGCTACCTGAGCCGCTGCAACTCCATCCGCGTGGACGGGGGCACCTGGGTGGCCTACGAGCGGCCCAACTTCTCTGGCAACATGTACGTGCTGACTCGGGGAGACTACCCTGACTACCACCACTGGATGGGCCTCAACGACCGCCTGGGCTCCTGCAAAGCCATCCAGATA CCAAGTGGAGGCCGGGGCCACATCCAGGTCTTTGAGAAAGGAGACTTTGGCGGGCAGATGTTCGAGGCCACCGAAGACTGCCCTTCCGTCATGGAGGAGTGGCACATGCGGGAGGTGCACGCCTGCAGAGTGCTGGAGGGCGTCTGGGTGTTCTATGAGCACCCCAACTACCGGGGCAGGCAGTACCTGCTGCCCAAGGGCGAGTACCGCAAGCCTGTGGAGTGGGGAGCGGCCAGCCCCGCGGTCCAGTCCTTCCGCAGCATCGCCGAGTGA